DNA from Vibrio gazogenes:
ATTCGAACAAATCCGCAATTTCTTCTACATAATCTTCAACCAATTCAGCCTGATGGTCTTCTTTAACTTTACTGAAGGCACTGCTCTGTTTCACTTGAGGCATAACGTTAAGATACGATCGTGTAATAAATGACATAGATATTTAATCCTATGATCAAGCTACAAATGAGGCTACCTATCCAGGTTACCGGTTTACTGTTTGCCATATCACCCATGATGGTACGACGTGCAGTGAAAATAACTAACGGAATCAGAGCAAACGGGATACCGAAACTCAGTACGACTTGACTCGCGACCAATGCTTTTTGCTCATCAACGCCCAGCATAATGACAGCCAGAGCCGGAATCATCGTAATCAGACGACGGACACCAATCGGAATGGTAAAGCGGACAAACCCCTGCATTAATACTTGCCCGGACATCGTCCCCACAATCGATGAAGATAATCCCGCCAGTAACAGCCCGACACCAAATACGATACTGGATATTTTACTGCCCATTAATGGCGCAAGTAGCTGATAGCTTTCCGATATTGTCGCCACATCGTGGTAACCGTTAGCGTAGAATGCCGAGGCTGCTAATGCGAGTAATGCCATGTTGACAATCCCGGCGAGTGCCATCCCGACAATCACATCCATACGATAAAATCTGGCAATGGTTTTTTTCTCCTGATTATTTGATGCTTTGATCCGGTCTGTTGCTAACGCGGAGTGCAGATAAATCACATGAGGCATGATGGTTGCGCCCAGAATACCCGATGCCAGATAAACCGCGTAACTATCCGGGAAATCAGGAATAAACATCCCTTTGGTTAAACTGACCATATCAGGGCGGCTTAACAGAAGCTCCGTCGCAAACCCACTCGCAATCGCCAGAATCATTGCACCGATAACAATTTCCATTAAACGGAATCCAAGCCGTTGGGTCAGCAGCGCTAAATATGTGATAACACCGGTCAAAAGTGCACCATAGATCATCGGAATATCAAACAGCAGTTTAAATGCCAGAGCGGCACCCAGAAACTCGGCTAAATCGGTGGCAATAGCAACAACCTCCGCCTGTATCCAGTAAAACCAGACGACAGGTTTCGGGTAACGATCTCGTATTATTTCGGCTAAATTCTTGCCGGTTGCCACGCCTAATCTGGCAGACATACCCTGAATCAACATTGCCATCAGATTCGCGGCCAGCACAACCCATAGCAGTGCATAAC
Protein-coding regions in this window:
- a CDS encoding Nramp family divalent metal transporter, whose translation is MLQAISNNSVQYQATNILRGKAKGFSWMVMFGPALIAAVAYVDPGNFATNIEAGAKYGYALLWVVLAANLMAMLIQGMSARLGVATGKNLAEIIRDRYPKPVVWFYWIQAEVVAIATDLAEFLGAALAFKLLFDIPMIYGALLTGVITYLALLTQRLGFRLMEIVIGAMILAIASGFATELLLSRPDMVSLTKGMFIPDFPDSYAVYLASGILGATIMPHVIYLHSALATDRIKASNNQEKKTIARFYRMDVIVGMALAGIVNMALLALAASAFYANGYHDVATISESYQLLAPLMGSKISSIVFGVGLLLAGLSSSIVGTMSGQVLMQGFVRFTIPIGVRRLITMIPALAVIMLGVDEQKALVASQVVLSFGIPFALIPLVIFTARRTIMGDMANSKPVTWIGSLICSLIIGLNIYVIYYTIVS